From the Triticum aestivum cultivar Chinese Spring unplaced genomic scaffold, IWGSC CS RefSeq v2.1 scaffold268225, whole genome shotgun sequence genome, the window AGGAGCAAGCAATATATGCATAAGGGCCAAATCCAGCACATAAAAAGGAGTGAGAAAGGGATGAGAAGTGAGAACTAGGGTTAGCCGGTTAGGTCTCATGGGAGAATCTGATAAAAGGAGTGATAAAGCTAGTGGTCGTGGGTTGGTTTTGGCCTGCTAGGCTGTGCTTATTTCAGTTTTGCATGGTCTGCACGTTGTAACGTTATAACGTTACAACGTTATAGCGTGTGTAGCGCGCTAATTACGCGATTAGCGTCGTAGCGTCCGATTTTTCCAAAACATATTGTCTCTCTTCTAAATATGCTATAACCGCGTTATAACGGCGAAATAGCGTGCTATTTAAAATATTGATATATACcaatagaaaaagaagaagaagtggagATCAAACAAATCTCACTCATTCAACCGCTTCTATCCAATGGTATAATTTGTTCCCGTGTTTACCGTAAAATTGTTAAACACTATAAACACGTTTTGCACCATCCACTAAGTACTATCATGCCTAAATCACTGCCATCATTAACCAAGTAATTATATCCTACCATTAAGTTGATAACATTCATATCTAGGCAGGAGTGTACGGGTAGCTGCAGGTTGTCCACTAAAAATTTGCGTGTGCAATAACCTTTTTATACTCCCTCCCATCCATTAATTTAGTAGAGTACTACAACTTTGTAGTACTAAATTAGCCACAATTAACATGGATTAGAAGGAGTAGATATGCTATAGGAAATGAACAGTCACCTAGTACAAAGAAAAACTGTGTGCAACGACTTTCATCCATGACGAGTAACTGTAAGGACAAAATAGACAGGTGCAGATATGATTCATCATCAGTTGTTCGTCCTCCCCGCTGGAGGAGACGAGCACTTGCCGTCTACATTGCGGACGACGCCGTCGTTGCCGGCCAGCATGAGGTACTTGTCCTTCCTGGTGAGCATAGTGCAGCTGTATCCGAGCGCATCTCCAATCTTCTTCTGCACGAGATTGGCCATGTCGGCGCTCGGCACCTTCCCCTCCCTGACCACCGCCGTGCGCACCCGCTCCAGGAACTGCACCGTGTAGCACATCCTCGGGTTGACCATGTAGAAGAACGGGTCGAGGCACTTGAGCCCCCCCGCCGTGGTGGGGTAGAACATGGCCGTCTCGACGGCGACACCCACGGGGACCACGTCGTCGCTGAGCTCCGCGAAAAGTGGACTGAACCGGAGCAGGTACGGCTCGCGGCAGGTGGTGCCCTCGGGGCAGACGACGACGAGGTCCCCCATCTTCAGGAGTCGGGCCATGGCACGTCCGTCGGCGTCGCGGTCTCGTGTCAGCCGCACGGTGCGGCCGATTGGTGAGATGAGCTCCGAGAGCCGGCTGAGGCTATACGACACG encodes:
- the LOC123177839 gene encoding glycerol-3-phosphate acyltransferase 1-like, whose protein sequence is VYVSVALDRPVRAVSYSLSRLSELISPIGRTVRLTRDRDADGRAMARLLKMGDLVVVCPEGTTCREPYLLRFSPLFAELSDDVVPVGVAVETAMFYPTTAGGLKCLDPFFYMVNPRMCYTVQFLERVRTAVVREGKVPSADMANLVQKKIGDALGYSCTMLTRKDKYLMLAGNDGVVRNVDGKCSSPPAGRTNN